CACCCCGCCCAGCGGAAGCGCGCCTGCGGTCAACACCTTGGCGACCAACGCGGTGAGCTCCAGCGGCGCCGGTCAGGCGCATGACAACCGCATGGCGACACAGACGCTGAACTACTTGATCTGCCTGAACGGATTGTTCCCGGATCGGCCGTGATCGGCCATCGCAAAGGAGTTCGACATGTCCAACAGTTTCATTGGTGAAATCCGCGCGTTTCCCTACAATTTCGCGCCGGAGGGCTGGCTCGATTGCATGGGGCAGACGGTCAGCGTGCAGCAATACTAGGCGCTGTTCGGGGTCATCGGGTTCACCTACGGCGGGGACAACCGCGCAACGTTCGGCTTGCCCGATCTGCGTGGTCGGGCCGTGCTGGGCCAGGGTCAGGGGCCGGGCTTGAGCAACCATACGATCGGCCAGTTGCAGGGCGCAGACAGCGTCGCGTTGACCTCGGTGTCGCAACTGCCGGCGCACACCCACACCATCACCAGCAAGTTCATGCCGCCTGGCACTGCCCCGGGTGCATCGTCCAGTACACCGAGTGCCAACGCCTACCTGTCGCGATTGCTCAACCCGACCCCTTCGCCGCCGGTCACCACCGCCGCTTTCGCGCCGAACTCGACTACGCCGCTGACGCCATTGGCGCCGAACGCGCTGACGCCGTTTCCATCCAGTCCGGCGCAGACGCAAGCGCACGAGAATCGCCAGCCGTTCGCGACGTTTCGCTACTGCATCTGCGCCACCGACGGCATCTTCCCACCCCGACCATGATGCCGCCGCAGTTCGCCTGCCCTGGGCCATTGCTGGCACGGGGCATGACGGTGCGACCGGAGTGCGCGATGGACCTGCCGGCGCTGCGTACGCTGTTCAGCACGCAGCGCTGGGCGGAATTCGCCATGCTGCCGTGGGACGATGCGGCGAAACAGGCCTTGCTCGACCAGCAGTTCGACGCGCAGCAGCGCCACTACACCAGTGCTTACGCGCACCGACAGTTCCTGGTGCTGCTGGACCGGGAGCGACTGGCAGGCCGGCTCTATCTGGGCGACAGCGCGGCCGGGGATCTCTGCGTGCTGGACATCCTGTTGTCGCCGGACCATCGCAACCGTGGCGTCGGCACAGCGCTGCTGGCGGCGGTCCAGGATCAGGCCGCGACAGCAGGCCGGCGCGTGTTGCTGGAAGTCGACAAAGGCAATCCGGCGGCCGGGCTTTACCGCAGGCTGGGCTTCGCGGCGGTGGGCGACACGGATACCAGCTGGCGCATGGCGTGGTCCGCGGCGACGACGCAGGGCTAGCTAGTGGTAGCCCAGCCAGGCCATTACCACACCATGGTCTGCGCGCAAGCGCGCGACCTGTGCGGCATCCAGGGCAGCATGCCAGGCACCGGCCTGGCCTTGGCGAAAGAACCGCTGCTGGCCGCGGCGGCGCTCGCTGAAGCCATCGCGTTCCTCGGCGTCGCGTAGCGCGTCGAAACGGCACGCGGCGACAGCACGCGCGATCCGTGCCGGGGCGGTGGGCAGGCCGAGGAATGCGGCCAGCCGCGCC
The window above is part of the Xanthomonas cassavae CFBP 4642 genome. Proteins encoded here:
- a CDS encoding phage tail protein codes for the protein MSNHTIGQLQGADSVALTSVSQLPAHTHTITSKFMPPGTAPGASSSTPSANAYLSRLLNPTPSPPVTTAAFAPNSTTPLTPLAPNALTPFPSSPAQTQAHENRQPFATFRYCICATDGIFPPRP
- a CDS encoding GNAT family N-acetyltransferase; its protein translation is MDLPALRTLFSTQRWAEFAMLPWDDAAKQALLDQQFDAQQRHYTSAYAHRQFLVLLDRERLAGRLYLGDSAAGDLCVLDILLSPDHRNRGVGTALLAAVQDQAATAGRRVLLEVDKGNPAAGLYRRLGFAAVGDTDTSWRMAWSAATTQG